Proteins found in one Pagrus major chromosome 20, Pma_NU_1.0 genomic segment:
- the prph2a gene encoding peripherin-2a, translating to MALMLVKFDLKKRVKLAQTVWFMYWFAVMAGVLVFSMGLFFKIELRKRSELMDNNESHFLPNLLIIMGLIACGINALGGKICYDSLDPTKFVKWKPILKNFLVLCVVFNCLLIVTAVLCFLMRIPLQFTLAEGLRNGMKFYKDTDTPGRCYMKRTLDLMQMEFRCCGNDNFRDWFEIQWVSNRYLDFSAKEVKDRIGSNVDGQYLMDGVPFSCCNPSSPRPCIQGQMTNNTAHYSYDHYTEELNVWKRGCSEAMLSYYGGMMNTIGALVVLVTMLEFAVTIGLQYVNSSLSTLVNPEDPESESEGWILEKTVKETFTDIMDKMKAMGKGSKVEEGDEAAVATVS from the exons ATGGCTTTGATGTTGGTCAAGTTCGACCTGAAGAAGCGAGTGAAGCTCGCTCAGACGGTCTGGTTCATGTACTGGTTCGCCGTAATGGCCGGCGTGCTGGTCTTCAGCATGGGCCTGTTCTTTAAGATCGAGCTGCGAAAGCGCTCAGAACTCATGGACAACAACGAGAGCCACTTCTTGCCCAACCTGCTCATAATCATGGGTCTAATAGCCTGCGGCATCAACGCCTTGGGAGGCAAAATCTGCTACGACTCGCTGGATCCTACCAAGTTCGTGAAGTGGAAGCCCATTTTGAAGAACTTCCTGGTGCTCTGCGTTGTGTTCAACTGCCTGCTGATCGTGACGGCCGTGCTGTGCTTCTTGATGAGGATCCCCCTGCAGTTCACCCTGGCCGAGGGGCTGAGGAACGGCATGAAGTTCTACAAGGACACGGACACGCCGGGTCGCTGCTACATGAAGAGGACCCTGGACCTGATGCAGATGGAGTTTCGCTGCTGCGGAAATGACAACTTCAGAGATTGGTTCGAGATTCAGTGGGTTAGCAACCGCTACCTTGATTTCAGCGCAAAGGAAGTGAAAGA CCGCATTGGGAGCAACGTGGACGGCCAGTATCTGATGGATGGAGTCCCGTTCAGCTGCTGTAACCCCAGCTCCCCCAGACCCTGCATCCAGGGCCAGATGACCAACAACACCGCCCACTACAGCTACGACCACTACACGGAGGAGCTCAACGTGTGGAAGCGCGGCTGCAGCGAGGCCATGCTGTCCTACTACGGAGGCATGATGAACACCATCGGAGCCCTGGTGGTGCTGGTCACGATGCTGGAG TTCGCGGTGACCATCGGCCTGCAGTACGTGAACAGCTCCCTGTCCACCCTGGTCAACCCAGAGGACCCGGAGAGCGAGAGCGAGGGCTGGATCCTGGAGAAGACGGTGAAGGAGACGTTCACTGACATCATGGACAAAATGAAGGCCATGGGCAAAGGCAGCAAagtggaggagggggacgaggcaGCGGTGGCCACGGTGAGCTGA